A window from Citrus sinensis cultivar Valencia sweet orange chromosome 3, DVS_A1.0, whole genome shotgun sequence encodes these proteins:
- the LOC107178235 gene encoding uncharacterized protein LOC107178235, with protein sequence MEMVRGSPADSYHLLPSYMAMVEKKNPGSRTFIEKDSANNFKYCFMAIGSSLRGFTSCIRPVIAVDGTFMRGKYKGTLFIATSLDGNNQLYPVAFGVGDSENDASWEWFFMKLRESIGDVPNLVFISDRHGSIKKAVDKVFPTAGYGICTHHLKRNVNAHFKEVDVGALFELAAKAYRPIKFTQYMNVSRSVSLNVHQYLTDAGYEKWARSHFEGRRYGIMTTNIAESMNSVLKEARTLPIHKLMDCIIDKLQEWFAKRRDLAMDASYAESIYPVAPQEE encoded by the exons ATGGAGATGGTTAGGGGCAGTCCGGCTGATTCATACCATTTATTACCCTCATACATGGCAatggttgaaaaaaaaaatcctggAAGTCGAACATTCATTGAAAAGGACAGTGCGAACAACTTTAAGTACTGTTTCATGGCCATTGGAAGTTCTTTGAGAGGATTCACTTCATGTATTAGGCCTGTTATTGCAGTTGACGGTACATTCATGAGGGGCAAGTATAAAGGAACATTATTCATTGCAACATCTCTTGATGGCAACAATCAACTTTACCCTGTTGCATTTGGTGTAGGTGACAGTGAGAATGATGCTTCATGGGAATGGTTTTTTATGAAGTTAAGAGAGTCTATTGGTGATGTTCCTAATTTAGTATTCATTTCTGACCGTCATGGAAGTATTAAGAAAGCAGTTGATAAAGTATTTCCTACTGCAGGGTATGGCATATGTACGCATCATCTAAAACGAAATGTAAATGCTCATTTTAAAGAAGTCGATGTGGGTGCTTTATTTGAATTGGCTGCAAAGGCATATCGGCCCATTAAGTTTACTCAATATATGAATGTCAGCCGTAGTGTTAGTTTGAATGTTCACCAATACCTAACTGATGCCGGATATGAGAAGTGGGCTCGTTCTCACTTCGAGGGGAGGCGTTATGGGATTATGACGACTAACATTGCAGAAAGTATGAATTCTGTCTTAAAAGAAGCACGAACCTTGCCTATTCATAAGTTAATGGATTGTATTATTGACAAATTACAAGAATGGTTTGCAAAAAGGCGAGATTTGGCAATGGATGCAT CATATGCAGAGAGCATTTATCCTGTGGCTCCACAAGAGGAATGA
- the LOC102620049 gene encoding uncharacterized protein LOC102620049 codes for MSKAVAYALLTTAFVLFFVFSPIQPHDHNDRLAFIGRRFGYRYSVPTFDPLVLKMNRVTEEKKSGSIKTRTNANDLENDSYDNEDFEDEYDFFSENGRLNITSRLIYLFPLIDNEPKDGVLSLNELDNWNVELAVDRLSYTTQKQIELSDRDGDGEISFYEYLPQFSKQDIEKNGMVHGQAGWWKEQFDNADVDSNGALNFDEFYNFLHPEDSNNTAIQRWLLREKLERMDDDNDGKLNLDEFLENTYRTYKSYAEFEDDGDGTDFPSAEETFVELDTNKDKLLEIEELKPIFSYLHPGEISYAKYYSRHLIHEADDNRDGNLTLDEMLNHEYIFYNTVYNDVDDDDYDFRDEL; via the exons ATGTCGAAGGCGGTGGCTTACGCTCTTCTAACCACCGCCTTCGTTCTCTTCTTCGTTTTCTCCCCGATTCAGCCGCACGATCACAATGATCGTCTTGCTTTTATCGGTCGTCGCTTCGGATATCGATATTCGGTGCCAACTTTTGACCCTTTAGTGCTAAAAATGAACAGGGTAACCGAAGAAAAGAAATCAGGAAGCATTAAGACTCGTACTAATGCCAACGATTTGGAAAACGATTCTTATGACAACGAGGATTTTGAAGATGAGTATGATTTTTTCAGTGAAAACGGGAGATTAAATATAACCTCGAGGTTGATTTATTTGTTCCCGTTGATAGACAATGAACCAAAAGACGGAGTTTTGAGTTTGAATGAACTTGACAACTGGAATGTAGAACTAGCCGTCGATCGTTTGAGCTATACAACTCAGAAACAGATTGAATTAAGTGACAGGGATGGTGATGGAGAAATCTCTTTTTATGAGTATCTGCCTCAGTTTTCTAAACAAGATATTG agaaaaatGGAATGGTTCACGGTCAAGCTGGGTGGTGGAAAGAGCAATTTGACAATGCAGATGTTGATAGCAATGGAGCTCTCAACTTCGATGAATTTTAcaa TTTCTTGCACCCAGAAGATAGCAACAATACCGCAATTCAGAGATGgcttttgagagaaaaacTTGA GCGTATGGACGATGACAATGATGGGAAACTAAACTTAGATGAATTTCTAGAGAATACCTATCGTACCTACAAAAGTTATGCTGAATTTGAAGATGATGGTGATGGAACCGATTTTCCCTCAGCTGAAGAGACATTTGTTGAGCTTGACACAAACAAAGACAA ATTGTTggaaattgaagaattgaaacCAATATTCAGTTATCTACACCCAGGAGAAATATCTTATGCCAAATATTATTCAAGGCATCTGATTCATGAG GCTGATGATAACAGAGATGGTAATTTAACACTTGATGAGATGCTCAATCACGAATATATATTCTACAACACAGTCTATAATGAtgtagatgatgatgattatgattttCGCGATGAACTATGA